One window of Medicago truncatula cultivar Jemalong A17 chromosome 2, MtrunA17r5.0-ANR, whole genome shotgun sequence genomic DNA carries:
- the LOC11406378 gene encoding 2S albumin: MARHNILLMASLLALVIFISQATATRKSDRPDERCRMQLQRLNLNHCEKHLMQRIQKEDGDVLRMRGINYQEEDLKEKCCNQLSEVNNKECRCNALQEIMENLSDRLGKREMYEMEREVRNLPKRCNIPQSSECDLSFDQY, from the coding sequence ATGGCCAGGCACAACATTCTCCTCATGGCTTCCCTTCTTGCATTAGTTATCTTCATTTCTCAAGCAACCGCGACAAGGAAATCAGATAGGCCAGACGAAAGATGCCGCATGCAACTCCAGAGGTTGAACCTAAATCACTGCGAGAAACACCTAATGCAGAGGATTCAGAAGGAGGACGGGGACGTGCTGAGAATGAGGGGAATCAACTACCAAGAAGAAGATCTCAAGGAGAAGTGTTGTAATCAGCTTAGTGAAGTTAACAATAAGGAATGTAGGTGTAATGCTTTGCAAGAGATAATGGAGAATTTGAGTGATAGGTTGGGAAAGAGGGAAATGTATGAGATGGAGAGGGAGGTGAGGAATTTGCCTAAGAGGTGTAATATTCCACAATCTTCTGAGTGTGACTTGAGCTTTGATCAGTACTAA
- the LOC11407442 gene encoding 2S albumin, which translates to MARHNILLMASLLALVLFISQATATRKSDRPDERCRMQLQRLNLNHCEKHLMQRIQKEDEDVLRMRGINYQEEDLKEKCCNQLSEVNNKECRCNALQEIMENLSDRLGKREMYEMEREVRNLPKRCNIPQSSECDLSFDQY; encoded by the coding sequence ATGGCCAGGCACAACATTCTCCTCATGGCTTCCCTTCTTGCATTAGTTCTCTTCATTTCTCAAGCAACCGCGACAAGGAAATCAGATAGGCCAGACGAAAGATGCCGCATGCAACTCCAGAGGTTGAACCTAAATCACTGCGAGAAACACCTAATGCAGAGGATTCAGAAGGAGGACGAGGACGTGCTGAGAATGAGGGGAATCAACTACCAAGAAGAAGATCTCAAGGAGAAGTGTTGTAATCAGCTTAGTGAAGTTAACAATAAGGAATGTAGGTGTAATGCTTTGCAAGAGATAATGGAGAATTTGAGTGATAGGTTGGGAAAGAGGGAAATGTATGAGATGGAGAGGGAGGTGAGGAATTTGCCTAAGAGGTGTAATATTCCACAATCTTCTGAGTGTGACTTGAGCTTTGATCAGTACTAA
- the LOC11413549 gene encoding conglutin delta 2, whose product MARHNIILIATLLAFVLFIAQTTATRKSDRPDERCRRKLQSLNLRHCEEHIMQRIQKEDEDVLRMRGINHHEDLKEKCCDQLNEVNNKECRCNALQEIMENLSDRLEKREMYEMEREIRNLPKRCNIPQSSECDLSFDQY is encoded by the coding sequence ATGGCCAGGCACAATATCATCCTCATAGCTACCCTTCTTGCATTTGTTCTCTTCATTGCTCAAACAACCGCGACAAGGAAATCAGATAGGCCAGACGAAAGATGCCGCAGGAAACTCCAGAGTTTGAACCTAAGACACTGCGAGGAACACATAATGCAGAGGATTCAGAAGGAAGATGAGGACGTGCTGAGAATGAGGGGAATCAACCACCACGAAGATCTCAAGGAGAAGTGTTGTGATCAGCTTAATGAAGTTAACAATAAGGAATGTAGGTGCAATGCTTTGCAAGAGATAATGGAGAATTTGAGTGATAGGTTGGAAAAGAGGGAAATGTATGAGATGGAGAGGGAGATAAGGAATTTGCCTAAGAGGTGTAATATTCCACAATCTTCTGAGTGTGACTTGAGCTTTGATCAGTACTAA
- the LOC11416614 gene encoding protein translation factor SUI1 homolog — translation MSELDAQIPTAYDPFAEANAEDAGAGSSKEYVHIRIQQRNGRKSLTTVQGLKKEFSYNKILKDLKKEFCCNGTVVQDPEQGQVIQLQGDQRKNVSTFLVQAGIVKKEHIKIHGF, via the exons ATGTCTGAATTAGACGCACAAATTCCTACTGCCTACG ATCCTTTTGCTGAGGCAAATGCTGAGGACGCCGGTGCTGGGTCATCAAAGGAGTACGTCCATATTCGTATACAGCAGCGAAATGGTAGAAAAAGCTTGACAACTGTCCAGGGATTGAAGAAAGAATTCAGTTACAACAAGATTCTGAAAGACCTTAAGAAGGAGTTTTGTTGTAATGGTACAGTTGTCCAGGACCCAGAGCAAGGACAG GTTATTCAACTTCAAGGCGATCAGAGGAAAAATGTGTCTACCTTTTTAGTCCAG GCTGGAATTGTGAAGAAGGAGCATATTAAAATTCATGGTTTCTGA